The following are encoded in a window of bacterium SCSIO 12643 genomic DNA:
- a CDS encoding PKD domain-containing protein gives MSQIYSYTQRLLVMLLLYFTVEVSYAQIVADFDADSTVGCVPFIADFNDLSTGGIVYRHWDFGNGNTAVGNNMNPSAAYNSSGTYTVTLTVSDGVDTVSITKAAYIHVLAAPNAAFTFQPTVTGCAPFPFQVTDLSIPSNAPISSWKWDFDDGTPIVSGQNQTHVYANAGTYSVTLIVTDTLGCSSTSVQPNLVNVHPQPSANFYTTGSATACAPPLTVNFLNSSTGTGTLTYNWTIDGTSYTTPTVTSTFTQPGGYDVELIVTNTLGCTDTLSIPNYVWIGSIQAAMDIPDTTCPGVPTTMTNISNGGSNFYWDFGDGSTDFGPVVDHIYTTPGTYTVTLISSAGLNCDDTVTQDIVVEYVQAAFTSSPNFSCEPFLIANFVDQSIGNIVEWKWYFGTHPGYPRDSSDVQNPSHTYYGEGIFDDTLVVTTANGCKSMAVIPANDTIEITQAYFTPSVSNGCAPLYVDFTNLTTPVASIDSTIWDFADGSPLDYSFSPNHTFMNPGEYQVELTVISVDGCTTNYQVWIEVGSVQTANFTIDTIVACGSDTVNFINLSQDTNLLDEYFWDFGDGTSSSDFEPAHLFLDTGYMSVSLVASYNGCKDTITIDSIIHISGPVIGFDNIINCDTPNLMTFVPHALGGTSFWWDFGDSSTIDSVNWNTSHLYPPVDSNYMAILTVYDSTTGCWQDAEVELAIRFLEGILTNSDTTICKGDVVFFNTGSSINALGDVRWGFNTDTAYSSGFTNNQFTFTQPGLNHVFAVVRDQNDCTDTLVNDIFVYHPVVDFVGNPTSGCDPLPVQFTDLTVTDTNIVSWHWKFGDGSTSSLQHPLHIYDGVLNNTYDVELIVVDTFGCTNEHEKTNYIHTTQPPASFAVVNNLLCDGDSAYFHSAPTGTNFTYFWDFGDGTTSTLYQPQHAYSSGNYTVSLTVTDGMGCDSTYVMPQNIDVQSLPIANFIANPTVATCYPASVMFTDSSIVQNGATWTWNFGDSPNFVTLSGTTAQNLYNNPGQYDVTLVVKTTYGCTDTITKPNFINIGGPVANITVNPAIGCVGDTVFFDAINNSGARLFTWDFGDGVVDTSSYPQSMIGHMYTQPGNYPIILLYADSSGLCQKSDSIILEVDHVESHFLTSQDDGCVPLSLGVINQSFGEDSWRWFLNGNQVSTNFTTGFHLDSAGMHEIKLVAWDSQTQCSDTSTHIIEVFPLPDVQAIDDKAVCIGDSYQLNANPAGLTYQWGPNTWLDNPNIKNPVTTPTSDIQYVVTATDSNLCQNTDTVEIIVQHKPQILFFPSDTSIFIGGDYQVYMSSNMPLLYSWNPANSASCSDCAEPLVSPTTPTVYTLTYQDTNMCFVSDTSFFVHVEEDFSVYIPNSFTPNWDGDNDLFMPVTYGIKELVYMRIFDRWGVQVYETTDLNQGWDGRVNGRITAHNSVFSYKISVKRFNGMIEDYVGMVVLVSR, from the coding sequence ATGAGCCAAATATATAGCTATACTCAAAGGTTGTTGGTAATGCTATTGCTGTATTTTACAGTAGAGGTTTCTTATGCTCAAATTGTGGCTGATTTTGATGCGGATTCTACCGTGGGATGTGTACCCTTTATCGCAGATTTTAATGATTTGTCCACCGGTGGAATAGTTTATCGCCACTGGGATTTTGGCAATGGAAATACAGCTGTTGGGAATAATATGAACCCTTCTGCGGCTTATAATTCTTCGGGTACTTATACTGTAACGCTTACCGTTTCTGATGGGGTGGATACGGTTAGCATCACCAAAGCAGCTTACATTCATGTTTTAGCGGCTCCAAATGCGGCTTTTACTTTTCAGCCAACGGTAACCGGTTGTGCGCCATTTCCATTTCAAGTCACGGATTTATCTATTCCTTCAAATGCACCTATCTCCTCCTGGAAATGGGATTTTGATGATGGAACCCCAATCGTAAGTGGTCAAAATCAAACGCATGTTTATGCCAATGCGGGAACATATTCTGTGACACTTATCGTTACTGATACGCTAGGTTGTAGTTCTACAAGTGTGCAGCCTAACCTTGTGAATGTACATCCGCAACCAAGTGCAAATTTTTATACAACGGGATCAGCAACGGCATGCGCCCCTCCCTTAACGGTCAATTTTTTGAATTCATCAACGGGTACCGGAACATTAACTTATAATTGGACGATTGACGGTACAAGTTATACCACACCTACAGTAACATCCACCTTTACACAACCAGGGGGATATGATGTGGAATTAATTGTGACAAACACACTAGGTTGTACAGATACCTTGTCCATACCAAACTACGTATGGATTGGAAGTATTCAGGCAGCAATGGATATTCCTGATACTACTTGTCCGGGGGTACCCACTACGATGACCAATATTTCAAATGGTGGAAGTAACTTTTATTGGGATTTCGGAGATGGTTCTACAGATTTTGGTCCTGTGGTAGATCATATCTACACGACTCCAGGTACCTATACCGTGACTTTGATTTCAAGTGCAGGATTGAATTGTGATGATACAGTAACACAAGATATTGTGGTGGAATATGTTCAGGCTGCTTTTACGTCATCGCCAAATTTCTCATGTGAACCATTTTTAATAGCAAATTTTGTAGACCAGTCTATTGGAAATATTGTGGAATGGAAGTGGTATTTTGGAACTCATCCTGGATATCCAAGAGATTCTAGTGATGTACAAAACCCATCACATACGTATTACGGAGAAGGTATATTTGATGATACTTTAGTGGTGACTACAGCAAATGGTTGTAAAAGTATGGCTGTCATACCCGCCAATGACACTATTGAAATTACTCAGGCTTATTTCACGCCCAGTGTGTCAAATGGATGTGCACCGCTTTATGTTGACTTCACTAATTTAACAACACCAGTAGCTTCAATAGACAGTACTATTTGGGATTTTGCGGATGGTTCTCCGCTAGATTATAGTTTCTCTCCAAATCACACTTTTATGAACCCTGGGGAGTATCAGGTAGAATTGACTGTTATTTCTGTAGATGGCTGTACAACCAATTATCAGGTATGGATAGAGGTAGGGTCTGTCCAAACTGCTAATTTCACTATTGATACCATAGTCGCATGTGGTTCTGATACCGTTAATTTTATTAACCTATCACAAGATACCAATTTATTGGATGAATACTTCTGGGACTTTGGAGATGGAACTTCTTCAAGTGATTTTGAACCTGCCCATTTATTTTTGGATACCGGATATATGAGTGTGTCATTAGTGGCATCTTATAACGGATGTAAGGATACTATTACCATTGACTCGATTATACATATTTCAGGTCCCGTCATTGGATTTGATAATATTATAAATTGTGACACACCAAACCTGATGACATTTGTTCCTCATGCGCTTGGTGGAACAAGCTTTTGGTGGGATTTTGGAGATAGTTCTACTATAGATTCTGTGAATTGGAATACATCACATTTATATCCTCCTGTGGACTCCAATTATATGGCTATTTTAACCGTCTATGACTCTACTACCGGCTGTTGGCAGGACGCAGAAGTCGAACTGGCTATACGGTTTTTAGAAGGTATATTAACGAATTCTGATACCACTATTTGTAAGGGCGATGTAGTGTTTTTTAATACAGGTTCGTCTATAAATGCATTGGGAGATGTCCGGTGGGGATTCAATACAGATACGGCATATTCCTCGGGTTTTACCAATAATCAGTTTACGTTTACGCAACCCGGATTAAATCATGTATTTGCAGTTGTACGTGACCAAAACGACTGTACGGATACATTGGTCAATGATATATTCGTATATCACCCGGTGGTTGATTTTGTCGGAAATCCTACTTCTGGTTGTGATCCGTTACCGGTACAGTTTACTGATTTGACCGTTACTGATACAAACATTGTCTCATGGCATTGGAAATTTGGGGATGGCTCAACCTCTTCGTTGCAACATCCGTTGCATATTTATGATGGAGTACTCAATAATACTTATGATGTAGAATTGATAGTGGTAGATACTTTCGGGTGTACTAACGAACATGAAAAAACGAATTACATTCATACTACCCAGCCACCAGCGAGCTTTGCAGTAGTCAATAATCTACTATGTGACGGAGATTCAGCATATTTCCATAGTGCACCCACAGGAACGAATTTTACTTATTTCTGGGATTTTGGAGATGGGACCACCAGTACATTATATCAACCGCAACATGCCTATTCTTCAGGAAACTATACTGTTTCTTTAACCGTAACTGACGGGATGGGTTGTGATTCGACTTATGTAATGCCTCAAAATATTGATGTTCAAAGTTTACCGATAGCAAATTTTATCGCAAATCCTACCGTTGCGACTTGTTACCCGGCCAGTGTCATGTTTACGGATTCCAGTATTGTTCAGAATGGAGCTACATGGACCTGGAACTTTGGTGATTCACCGAATTTTGTTACGCTAAGTGGGACTACCGCACAGAACTTATATAATAACCCGGGACAGTATGATGTGACTTTGGTAGTGAAAACAACCTATGGATGTACAGATACAATTACGAAACCTAATTTTATAAATATAGGAGGTCCTGTGGCTAATATTACAGTGAATCCGGCAATTGGTTGTGTGGGAGATACCGTATTCTTTGATGCCATAAATAACTCTGGAGCACGATTATTTACCTGGGATTTTGGAGATGGAGTAGTCGATACATCATCATACCCTCAATCTATGATAGGACATATGTATACCCAACCCGGAAATTATCCAATCATTCTTTTATATGCTGATTCTTCCGGTTTATGTCAGAAAAGTGATAGTATTATTTTGGAAGTGGATCATGTGGAATCACACTTTTTAACGTCACAAGATGATGGATGTGTCCCTTTAAGTTTAGGGGTTATTAATCAATCTTTTGGTGAAGATAGTTGGAGATGGTTTTTAAATGGGAATCAGGTCTCAACAAATTTTACAACCGGATTTCATTTAGATTCTGCAGGAATGCATGAAATTAAATTGGTTGCATGGGATTCGCAAACGCAGTGTTCAGATACTTCTACGCATATAATTGAAGTTTTCCCGCTTCCTGATGTTCAGGCTATTGATGATAAAGCAGTATGTATTGGAGACAGTTACCAATTAAATGCGAATCCTGCCGGATTGACCTATCAATGGGGACCGAATACCTGGTTAGATAATCCGAATATTAAAAATCCGGTTACTACGCCTACCAGCGATATTCAATATGTGGTTACTGCAACGGATTCTAACCTATGTCAGAATACCGATACGGTTGAAATTATAGTACAACATAAACCACAAATTTTATTCTTCCCGTCAGATACCTCAATTTTTATTGGAGGAGATTATCAGGTGTATATGTCTTCAAATATGCCGTTGCTTTATTCCTGGAATCCGGCAAACTCAGCAAGTTGTAGTGATTGTGCGGAACCGTTGGTATCACCTACTACACCAACCGTATACACCCTCACGTATCAGGATACCAATATGTGTTTTGTTAGTGACACCTCATTTTTTGTACACGTAGAAGAAGATTTTTCAGTATACATCCCAAATTCGTTTACACCTAATTGGGATGGAGATAATGATTTATTTATGCCTGTAACTTATGGTATTAAAGAATTGGTGTACATGCGCATCTTTGATAGATGGGGAG
- a CDS encoding class I SAM-dependent RNA methyltransferase encodes MNVKKIFDPKSEQTIAVTTLYGLEELLADEIKQLGAKNVEVGNRVVHCSGNLKFIYKSCLQLRHALRVLVYLDEFEAFNPDQLYEKAYNLSWEDFMGHQSTFAIHYTVNSKHFTHTKYASLKLKDAIVDRIRQKSGQRPSIDKDRPDYQFFLHISDEFVSIYLDASGPTLNRRGYREETVEAPLNETLAAALVRLTKWDGSVPLIDGMCGSGTIPIEAVYQARRIPSQWYRSRFGFNTWKNFDKDLMSEVRNEAKSAVKDLKVPVYASDISDVSLASTNHNVRNARCDKHITSQLSAFKDLKKKEDQGVIIINPPYGERLTPEDINRLYKEIGDTLKQNFQGWDAWIITSNKDALKHIGLRTSKRIKLYNGPLETRFVHYELYRGSKKANKQH; translated from the coding sequence ATGAATGTGAAGAAAATTTTTGATCCCAAATCTGAACAAACTATTGCCGTTACTACTCTTTACGGGTTAGAAGAACTACTTGCAGATGAAATAAAACAGCTCGGTGCAAAAAATGTTGAAGTAGGAAATCGTGTAGTACATTGTTCTGGAAATCTGAAATTTATTTACAAGTCGTGTCTTCAGCTGAGGCATGCACTTCGCGTATTGGTTTATTTAGATGAATTTGAAGCATTCAACCCTGATCAATTATATGAAAAGGCGTATAACCTGAGTTGGGAAGATTTTATGGGTCATCAAAGCACTTTCGCTATTCATTACACGGTCAATTCTAAACACTTTACGCATACCAAATACGCTTCTTTAAAATTAAAAGACGCTATAGTAGATCGTATTCGTCAAAAAAGCGGGCAACGTCCTTCTATTGATAAGGATCGTCCGGATTATCAGTTTTTCCTGCATATTTCAGATGAGTTTGTAAGTATTTATTTAGACGCTTCCGGTCCGACTTTAAATCGTAGAGGTTATCGAGAAGAAACAGTCGAAGCTCCTTTAAATGAAACCTTAGCAGCTGCTTTGGTTCGTTTAACGAAATGGGATGGTTCAGTTCCTTTAATTGACGGGATGTGTGGTTCTGGTACAATTCCAATCGAAGCAGTATATCAAGCCCGAAGAATTCCTTCGCAATGGTATCGTTCAAGATTCGGTTTTAATACCTGGAAAAACTTCGACAAAGATCTCATGTCTGAGGTTAGAAATGAAGCTAAATCTGCGGTAAAAGATTTGAAAGTTCCAGTATATGCCAGTGATATTTCCGATGTATCTCTTGCTTCAACAAATCACAATGTCAGAAATGCACGTTGCGATAAACATATAACTTCACAACTATCGGCATTTAAGGATTTAAAAAAGAAAGAAGATCAAGGGGTCATCATTATTAATCCGCCTTATGGAGAACGATTGACTCCTGAAGATATCAATCGTCTTTACAAAGAAATTGGGGATACATTAAAACAAAACTTTCAGGGTTGGGACGCCTGGATTATCACCTCAAATAAAGATGCTTTAAAACATATTGGATTGCGTACCAGCAAACGAATTAAGCTATATAACGGACCTTTGGAAACCCGGTTTGTACATTATGAATTATATCGTGGATCCAAAAAAGCCAATAAACAACATTAA
- a CDS encoding helix-turn-helix transcriptional regulator has product MKTYSKEVFLSLIKKMRQERQWSQEQLAEMTGLSVRTIQRIEHDHKAGLESIKALSAVFEIEIVEQDTDGTAQKEKEEKYIQSIKGLYQWVMWAVLSLIYPVISVIRGDMSWTVIGWMLFSWSVFFVIYGISNFDFFGDKWKEKLLKKKFPDRNS; this is encoded by the coding sequence ATGAAAACATATAGCAAAGAAGTCTTTCTCTCTTTGATCAAAAAGATGAGACAAGAAAGACAATGGTCTCAAGAACAGTTGGCTGAAATGACGGGGTTGAGTGTGCGTACCATTCAGAGAATAGAACATGATCATAAAGCCGGATTAGAATCTATTAAGGCATTGTCTGCGGTATTTGAAATTGAGATTGTTGAGCAGGATACTGATGGCACAGCTCAAAAAGAAAAAGAGGAGAAGTATATTCAGAGCATTAAGGGATTATATCAATGGGTTATGTGGGCAGTTTTGAGTTTAATTTATCCGGTGATTAGCGTAATTCGAGGAGATATGTCATGGACCGTAATTGGGTGGATGCTTTTTTCCTGGTCTGTATTTTTTGTGATATATGGAATCAGCAATTTTGATTTTTTCGGTGATAAATGGAAGGAGAAACTTCTTAAAAAGAAGTTCCCCGATCGAAACTCTTAA
- the tsaD gene encoding tRNA (adenosine(37)-N6)-threonylcarbamoyltransferase complex transferase subunit TsaD — protein MSAPIIILGIESSCDDTSVAVIKDGVRCSNVISGQTVHEEFGGVVPELASRAHQQNIVPTVEMALKKADVKVEEISAIGYTRGPGLLGSLLVGSSFAKGLSMSLDIPLIEVNHMQAHILAHFITESDGSSNIPEFPFLCLTVSGGHTQIVKVNNHFDMELLGQTQDDAAGEAFDKIAKIMGLPYPGGPLIDKYAQEGNPDAFEFPRSKMQGLNFSFSGLKTSVLYFLQKEIAKNPDFINKNKADICASVQYTIVETLLGKVKRAVRETGIKNVAVAGGVSANSGLRRGLLDLQKSKSWNVFIPKMEYTTDNGAMIAITAYLKFLSGDFASKGNAPLARLSVENDLSSK, from the coding sequence ATGAGTGCACCAATTATCATATTAGGAATAGAGTCTTCGTGCGATGATACCTCCGTTGCAGTTATAAAAGATGGTGTACGATGTTCAAACGTAATTTCCGGTCAAACCGTACATGAAGAGTTTGGAGGAGTTGTTCCGGAACTGGCTTCCAGAGCGCATCAACAAAACATTGTTCCAACTGTGGAAATGGCTCTGAAAAAGGCGGATGTTAAAGTGGAAGAGATATCCGCTATAGGCTATACGCGTGGTCCGGGTTTATTAGGTTCATTATTGGTTGGAAGTTCATTTGCTAAAGGATTGTCTATGAGTTTAGACATTCCTTTGATTGAAGTGAATCATATGCAAGCGCACATTTTGGCTCATTTTATTACAGAATCTGATGGTTCATCAAATATTCCTGAATTCCCATTTTTATGTTTAACGGTTTCGGGAGGACATACCCAAATCGTAAAAGTGAACAATCATTTTGATATGGAATTGTTAGGTCAAACGCAAGATGATGCAGCCGGAGAAGCATTTGATAAAATTGCTAAAATCATGGGATTACCTTATCCGGGAGGGCCTTTGATTGATAAATATGCACAAGAAGGTAATCCGGATGCTTTTGAATTTCCAAGATCAAAAATGCAGGGGTTAAATTTTAGTTTTAGTGGATTAAAGACTTCAGTTCTATATTTTCTGCAAAAGGAAATCGCCAAAAATCCGGACTTTATTAATAAAAATAAAGCAGATATCTGTGCTTCGGTTCAGTATACCATCGTAGAAACATTATTGGGAAAGGTTAAACGTGCCGTAAGGGAAACTGGAATTAAGAATGTAGCTGTAGCAGGTGGAGTATCTGCAAATAGTGGTTTAAGAAGAGGTTTATTAGATCTTCAAAAATCAAAATCCTGGAATGTATTTATTCCTAAAATGGAATATACGACTGATAATGGGGCAATGATTGCAATTACTGCGTATTTAAAATTCCTGTCTGGAGATTTTGCTTCAAAAGGGAATGCTCCTTTGGCAAGATTGAGTGTCGAGAATGATTTGAGTAGCAAATAA